In one Bacteroidales bacterium WCE2004 genomic region, the following are encoded:
- a CDS encoding glycerate dehydrogenase, whose amino-acid sequence MKIVFLDAATLGETPLDEIAALGELVAYPMSTREEALARVGDCEVLIVNKVRVDAELLSRAPRLRLICEAATGVNNIDLEAAAARGIPVRNAAGYSTEAVVQSTFAHLLSLAGYAPYFDDCVKSGRYSAGSLFCDISHPYMELAGKTLGIIGLGAIGTRVAAVASAFGMRVIYYSTSGTSHNSDYPSVPLDELLAQADAVSIHAPLNERTKGLLGAAELRRMKPTAFLLNLGRGGIVEEAALAEAVDAGVIAGAALDVYVAEPLPADSPLLHVRHPERFRFSPHTAWASREALLRLVHQVAENIRGTVLEISGTEERMSVKQ is encoded by the coding sequence ATGAAAATCGTTTTCCTGGATGCGGCCACGCTGGGGGAGACCCCGCTGGACGAAATCGCCGCCCTCGGCGAACTGGTTGCCTATCCTATGTCCACGCGCGAAGAGGCGCTCGCGCGCGTAGGGGACTGCGAGGTGCTGATCGTCAACAAGGTCCGCGTGGATGCGGAGCTGCTGTCGCGCGCCCCGCGCCTGCGGCTGATCTGCGAGGCCGCCACGGGTGTCAACAACATCGACCTGGAGGCCGCGGCGGCGCGGGGGATTCCCGTGCGCAACGCCGCCGGCTATTCGACGGAGGCCGTCGTGCAGTCCACCTTCGCGCACCTGCTCTCGCTGGCCGGCTACGCGCCCTATTTCGACGACTGCGTCAAGAGCGGCCGCTATTCGGCGGGTTCGCTTTTCTGCGACATTTCCCATCCGTATATGGAGCTGGCGGGCAAGACGCTGGGCATCATCGGCCTGGGCGCTATCGGCACGCGCGTCGCCGCCGTGGCTTCGGCCTTCGGGATGCGGGTGATCTATTATTCCACCTCCGGGACTTCGCACAACAGCGACTATCCCAGCGTCCCGCTGGACGAACTGCTCGCGCAGGCGGACGCCGTCTCCATCCACGCGCCGCTCAACGAGCGCACGAAGGGGCTGCTGGGCGCGGCGGAGCTGCGCAGGATGAAGCCTACGGCCTTCCTGCTCAACCTCGGCCGCGGCGGCATCGTGGAGGAGGCGGCGCTGGCAGAGGCGGTGGATGCGGGCGTGATCGCCGGCGCGGCGCTCGACGTCTACGTCGCCGAGCCGCTGCCGGCCGACAGCCCGCTGCTGCACGTCCGGCATCCGGAGCGCTTCCGCTTCTCGCCGCACACGGCGTGGGCGAGCCGCGAGGCGCTGCTCCGGCTGGTGCATCAGGTTGCGGAAAACATTCGTGGCACGGTTTTGGAAATATCTGGAACCGAAGAACGAATGAGTGTTAAACAATAA